The Cydia fagiglandana chromosome 4, ilCydFagi1.1, whole genome shotgun sequence genome has a window encoding:
- the LOC134663859 gene encoding uncharacterized protein LOC134663859, with translation MFGYSKEAVRVKVKKCEGKLQPELRKFSVDPQITSLEVLQSILVKAFDIKSDFTLSYRTADDYGQEIFLPLLSDWDLDAAFLKAHNIAQTQRSEPCVQLRVDMKPFAEASEDWEPPGLSPAPREPPPTVAPAPHQPEKQEVPTGFQGLFMNQVERTFNMVSRALNLYEDPNTPPRAPLSDSEFRTFLDAVGQITNTTKLREVIYCGGIDPSLRKVVWKHILNVYPDGMTGKERMDYIKRKANEYYTLRARWKDCIQKGIVNSDLAYVTSMVRKDVLRTDRHHNFYAGSDDNQNIASLFNILTTYALQHPRVSYCQGMSDLASPLLVTMGDEAHAYICLCALMARLHCNFLLDGETMTLKFAHLTEALQVYDPDFYAYLKSQQADDLLFCYRWLLLEMKREFAFDDALRMLEVLWASLPQRTPAGELSLAEREFDASAESASPPPLSPLVKAPRDNAYTKLCAIRRQSSSFSLANVKAPKLATQRPHNHSLDESATLDDSSLKHAKEFQSLDDAALQTVKAKLDNEVDTSEDSKESKPEPNMTSVPETQKPDLTRTSNGSVVNGKAHPEGKDTTLGGQIRLLRDKISVHNNKFDGPNDVDPNSRPKVRMIKNLNEFLNFATASKPDPIKREKLQRAHSVIETTKEYPKITLNKMSMDESDLSKPNVKESLLNKINRSIYNDANDGSSPDDSQEYYPMTTSMTRELRLELEHLDRQVFGPSYVNRCSMIDSPSDSTSTEDKGEEQSKQETKDTLELQTEVGETSKRSPMDTIKSNARSAEGIYLWENPLHALPARAASCPHTPDEHPELELDDTADIFEEGGRKSVTPIRKHRPPHPPDLPQTHTPEAKDDGGSKSHKFFSNMSQELENAKRNCESLLNAKPTNLHSVASTINNFQKKYEALKPPLQKSFAAGDGVKSISGLPPPGVFGGGNPFLMFLCLTVLLQHRDYVMRNRMDYNELAMHFDKMVRKHNVNRVLNQARHMYAVYLKHQNKGDVTT, from the exons AAGTGTGAAGGCAAGCTCCAGCCAGAACTGAGGAAGTTTTCCGTTGACCCCCAGATAACCTCGCTGGAGGTTTTACAAAGCATTTTAGTGAAAGCATTTGACATCAAGTCTGATTTCACACTGTCATACCGGACTGCTGATGACTATGGTCAGGAGATCTTCCTGCCGCTACTCTCTGACTGGGATCTGGATGCTGCTTTTCTCAA GGCGCATAACATAGCACAAACTCAGCGTTCAGAGCCATGCGTCCAGCTCCGCGTAGACATGAAGCCGTTCGCGGAGGCGTCAGAGGACTGGGAGCCGCCCGGGCTGAGCCCGGCGCCGCGCGAGCCGCCGCCCACCGTGGCGCCCGCGCCGCATCAGCCCGAGAAGCAGGAGGTGCCCACTGGCTTTCAGGGGTTGTTTATGAATCAG GTCGAGAGGACATTCAACATGGTGTCGCGCGCGCTCAACCTATACGAGGACCCGAAcacgccgccgcgcgcgccgctctCCGACAGCGAGTTCCGCACCTTCCTCGACGCGGTCGGACAGATCACCAACACCACCAAGCTGAGAGAAGTCATTTATTGCGGCGGGATAGACCCTAGTTTAAG GAAAGTTGTTTGGAAGCACATATTGAACGTGTATCCGGACGGAATGACGGGCAAGGAACGAATGGACTACATAAAAAGGAAAGCTAACGAATACTACACTCTAAGAGCTCGGTGGAAAGACTGCATACAGAAAGGAATA GTGAACTCTGACTTGGCGTACGTGACGAGTATGGTCCGCAAAGACGTGTTGCGCACAGACAGACACCACAACTTCTACGCCGGCAGCGACGATAATCAGAATATAGCTTCACTCTTCAATATTTTAACCAC GTACGCGCTGCAGCACCCCCGGGTATCGTACTGCCAGGGCATGTCGGACCTGGCCTCGCCCCTGCTCGTGACCATGGGCGACGAGGCGCACGCCTACATCTGCCTCTGCGCGCTCATGGCGCGCCTCCACTGCAACTTCTTACTCGACGGGGAGACCATGACGCTCAAGTTCGCGCACCTCACCGAGGCGCTGCAG GTGTACGACCCCGACTTCTACGCGTACCTGAAGTCCCAGCAGGCCGATGACCTGCTGTTCTGCTACCGCTGGCTTCTGCTGGAGATGAAACGAGAGTTCGCCTTCGACGACGCGCTTCGAATGCTCGAG GTGCTCTGGGCGTCGCTGCCGCAGCGGACGCCGGCGGGCGAGCTGTCGCTGGCCGAGCGCGAGTTCGACGCGAGCGCGGAGAGCGCGTCGCCGCCGCCGCTCAGCCCGCTCGTGAAGGCGCCGCGCGACAACGCCTACACCAAGCTGTGCGCCATCCGCCGCCAGAGCTCCAGCTTCAGCCTCGCCAACGTCAAGGCGCCCAAGCTGGCCACCCAGCGCCCGCACAACCACAGCCTCGACGAGAGCGCCACTCTAGACGACTCCTCGCTCAAACACGCCAAGGAGTTCCAGAGCCTCGACGATGCCGCTCTGCAGACCGTCAAAGCCAAACTCGATAACGAGGTCGATACCAGTGAAGATTCTAAGGAATCGAAACCTGAACCAAATATGACGAGCGTGCCCGAAACTCAGAAACCAGACCTGACTCGCACCAGCAACGGGAGCGTCGTCAACGGAAAAGCGCACCCGGAAGGAAAGGATACGACGTTGGGAGGACAAATAAGATTGCTCCGAGACAAAATATCCGTGCACAACAACAAGTTTGACGGCCCCAATGACGTAGATCCCAACAGCAGGCCGAAAGTGAGGATGATCAAAAACCTAAACGAGTTTCTCAATTTCGCGACGGCGAGCAAACCGGATCCGATTAAACGTGAAAAATTACAACGAGCACACTCGGTCATAGAGACCACTAAGGAGTACCCCAAAATCACTTTGAACAAAATGTCTATGGACGAGAGCGACCTCAGTAAACCGAACGTCAAGGAGTCCCTTCTAAACAAAATTAATAGGAGCATTTACAACGACGCCAACGACGGCAGCAGCCCCGACGACTCGCAGGAGTACTACCCGATGACCACCTCCATGACGCGCGAGCTGAGGCTCGAGCTGGAGCATTTAGATCGGCAGGTGTTCGGGCCCTCGTACGTCAACCGCTGCAGCATGATCGACTCGCCCTCCGACTCCACCAGCACAGAGGATAAAGGCGAGGAACAGAGCAAGCAGGAGACGAAGGATACACTAGAGCTTCAAACCGAGGTCGGAGAAACATCAAAGCGATCACCCATGGACACGATAAAGTCGAACGCCCGGAGTGCGGAAGGTATTTACCTGTGGGAGAACCCGCTCCACGCGCTGCCGGCGCGGGCGGCGTCGTGCCCGCACACGCCCGACGAGCACCCCGAGCTGGAGCTGGACGACACGGCCGACATCTTCGAGGAGGGCGGCCGCAAGTCCGTCACGCCCATCCGCAAACACCGCCCGCCCCACCCGCCTGACCTTCCGCAGACACACACCCCCGAGGCCAAGGACGACGGCGGCTCCAAATCACACAAATTCTTCTCCAACATGTCGCAGGAGTTGGAAAACGCGAAGAGAAACTGCGAGTCGCTGTTGAACGCGAAGCCGACGAATCTGCACAGCGTCGCGTCGACCATAAACAACTTCCAGAAGAAGTATGAGGCCTTAAAACCGCCGCTGCAGAAGAGTTTTGCCGCGGGCGACGGGGTTAAGAGTATAAGCGGACTGCCGCCGCCGGGCGTGTTCGGCGGCGGGAACCCGTTCCTCATGTTCCTGTGCCTGACGGTGCTGCTGCAGCACCGCGACTACGTCATGCGGAACCGCATGGACTACAACGAGCTCGCGATGCACTTCGACAAGATGGTGCGCAAGCACAACGTCAACCGAGTGCTCAACCAGGCGCGCCACATGTACGCCGTCTATCTCAAACACCAAAACAAAGGTGACGTCACCACGTGA